TTCTATAAGTGTTCTTACTTTTTCTTCAAGTAAATTTACTATTATTTCTTTTTCCTCAAAAGTTTTAGAAGGATACTTATCCATGTTAAAATCAATGGTCTCTTTAGCTATAACAAAGGGACATTCTATGCCGCATCCCATTTTTACTAAATAGTCTATATTATTTGGTAATTGATCTAAAGAATGAGGTTTATAATTTTTCATAGAAAGTCCTTTTCTTTCCATAATTTTAGCCACTTCCTCATTGACTTTTTCAGCTGGATTTGTTCCAGCACTAAGTATTATAAAATCATTTGTTAATTCTTTTCCAAATCTTTCACAAATTATACTTTTAAAAGAATTTCCTACACATACAAAAGCTATTGTTTTCATTTTATAACTCCTTTTTTAAATTTTTTTGATTATATTATATCATACTCTAATTTTCTAAATCGTATTACTTCCGTGAGTTTTTAAAGTTAAATGGATATAATTTAAAATAAAAAAGGTAGGTGAAATATGTTTGTTCAAGAGGAAATTTTAAATCTTCAAAATCTAATTAAAAAAGAGATTGAGTTTGAGAAAAAGCTTGTTTCAGAAAATACTAACCTTACTATTATTGAAAAGAAAAAACTAGATGGAGAGAGTCCACCTCTTGTATTTTTATCCTTTGAAGATTGGGAGAACCATACAAAGAATAAAATACTTCAAATTACAGAGGTTTTAAACTCTATAGATAGGGGAAAGGGATTTTTAATCGCCCTTAAACTCCATGGAGGTGGTATATAGTGCTTGGAAGTGAAGTTAAAAAAAGAGTTTTAGCTGAAATCACAGATATTGAAAAATCCCTAAAAGGTGTAAAGGTAAATAAACGAGACTTGTATATGCGTATGCTTTTAGAGGAGATTACCCAGGATCATATTAACTACAATGACACATTTTCCTTTTACTATCCAGAGTATATAACAATTTTACGAGGATATAAGAACTTTAACCATGTGTTAAGGGAAGTTCAAAGTCTTAGAAGAGCTAGGGAAATTATTCTTGAAAAACTAGATAACCTTGATAGTTTAAAAATTGTTTACCAAAATATACTAGGAACTATTGAGGATAACAAAGATTATCCCCTTTAGTATAAAATCTCAAGGGAGGGGATTTATGATAAATGTTGTAAAATTTCTAACCATACTCCTAGAGATACTAAAAAGCTTTATTAAAAAAGGATAATCCTTTCCCCTTCGGGGGTTTTCCAAAGAGAGAAGGAGGTTTAATTTGGCAAAGTTAGAGATAATTGTCTCATCAGAGGAAAAGGCACTTTTAAGAAGAAAACTTCTTGATAAATATAGGAAATTAATTTTAAATCAGGGACTTTACGCAAGGGAGAATACCTTTGATAGGGAAAGTTTTGCCAAGACAGTGGAAAAAAGAGATAATGGAGAATCTTTACCATTAGACTTTGCAGATTACCTTGGGGGAACTTGGACAGCCTTTTTAGATAGTATAGAAAAGGAAATTAGAGTTTCTGAAAGTGGATTTTTAAAAAGTGAAAGGTACAAATCTATGAAAATTGCCCTGGAGGAATTCAATGTCAGAAATAATAACAGGTAGTGAAGTAAAGCTAATAATTGGAGATTTTAAAATAGCCAATGAAAAATTAATAAAAGGAGAGGGTTTAGCCCTTAAAAATTTAACAAATAGTGAAATATCCCTAAAGGCCCTTAGGGATATGATTAGTAACAATGAACCACTTCCACCAGATTCTCCCTATAATTCCTTTGAAGAATGGGAAAAACATCTTGTGGATATTGTGAAAAGTAAAAGGCAGTCCATAGAAAATATTAAGATTGCCAAGGTGGAAAATGAGTTTATCGAGTGGTTCTTAGTAAATGGTGATGACTCCAAAACATATGAAAAATATCCTGGAGTTTAAAAAATAAAAAGGGAGGTAGATTTATGAGTAAAACTGTTGGAGAAGTAAAATTAGCAGTTGGAGAATTAGTTGTATCTTTGAAAAATGGACTTAAAAGAGAGCTTGCCTATAACAAAGAACTTGCTACAGACAGGGCAATGTTGGCTCACCTAATTGAGCAAAGAGATAGTGAAGCAGTGATTCCAGTTGGAAATCCCCATGGAACTTGGGATAACTGGATAGTTGAAATTGAAAAACAGATAAAATCTGGAGAAAGTTCCATAGCAAGAATTGAAATTGACAAATGTGAAGTGGCGGCCTTTGAATATTACATAGCCAATGCCACAGAACAACCACCAACTCCTTAATAAAAAGTAAGTAAAGGAGAATAATATGACAAGTAAAGCACACTATCTTTCATGGATGGAAATATTTTTATAATTATTTTAAATGGGTTACTTTTTCTTTTAAATTAGTTTTTAAAATATTAAAAAACTTATTAATAACTTTTTTCTCATTTAAATCAAAGGCGTCAAATATTTTAGAATCTCTTTCTTGAGCTTCCTTATGATTTTTTAAATGTTTTTTATAAATATCCTCTCCACTTTTAGTCAGATTAAAATATTTTTCTTTTTTATTTTCTGGAATTGAATATTCTAAAATATAATTTTTTTCTAATAATTTTTTTACTATTTTTGTAGCTCCACCTCTTGTTATATTTAAATATTTAGATATTTCAGAGGAATTGTTTTTTATATTTTTTCCTATAAAATCAATTGTATGAATTTCATTTATATTTAACTCTCCATACTCTTTTTCAAATCCATTTTTATTTAAAATATCCACCAATTGAAAAATATCTACAAGGTCTTTAAACATATCTTTATTTTTCATTTATCTATCTCCATATATAAAAATTTTTGTGGATAATCCTGTTCCAATGGGATTATCTATCCATACTGTAAAAACTTTAAATTTATCAAAATCAATTTTATCTAAGTTTTCAGAGGACAAATTTTCCACAACATATGTTCCTTTATTTTCACATTTAACATTAGCTTTATAATGGTCTTCTCCTCTTCTAATTCCGGCACAATCTATTCCAATAAAACTAACTTCTTTTTCCAATAAAAAATTTATTAGTTCCCAAGTAAGTTCATGATGATTTTTTAAATAATTTATACTTCCATATGGATTTTCTTTCTGAATTCCTGTTTTAAAAATAACAAAATCTTTTTTCTTTATATGAATTCCTTTTACAGCTTCAATGCCAATTTCATTTCTTAAGGTATATTTTGTACAATCGATTAAAATACCGTCACAATCTAAATATTCTTTGGGAACTTCGGTTTTATTATATACATCAATATGAGTTCCAATATGTCCAGATGTTAATAAAGGATTTTTATTAGTGGCTAACATTTCCCAGACTTGGTGATTCCTATCTATTTTTAAACTTATTTCAAACATTTTTTCTCCTTTTTGTTTCCTCGTTAATAAAATTATTAAACTAAAAATTTAATATGTTAACTTGTGTTTCAATCAATAATTTTTAACTCAAAAGAAAATGTAATACACCCTTTACAAATAAGTATTCCCAAGGTATTATCTTATTGAAAAAATAAAATAAAATAAAATGGAGTGAGGCCATGGCAAATAAAAAAAATTTCCATAGTTTTTCCATAGAACTTGCTGATAAGTATGGAGTGATGGAAGCAATTTTCTTGCATAATCTCATTTACTGGTCGGTACATAATCTAAATACTAATCGTAACATTTCAAATAAAAGCATCTGGATGCATCAATCTAGTTCTCAACTTTTAGAACACCACTCATATTTTTCCCTAGGAATCCTAAGAGGCATTATAAAAAGGTTGGAAAATAACCATATAATAGAGTCAAAAAGAAACGGAGCTTTTGGTCTGTCTTATTCTTTAAC
Above is a window of Cetobacterium ceti DNA encoding:
- a CDS encoding arsenate reductase/protein-tyrosine-phosphatase family protein: MKTIAFVCVGNSFKSIICERFGKELTNDFIILSAGTNPAEKVNEEVAKIMERKGLSMKNYKPHSLDQLPNNIDYLVKMGCGIECPFVIAKETIDFNMDKYPSKTFEEKEIIVNLLEEKVRTLIENISK
- a CDS encoding MarR family transcriptional regulator, whose translation is MKNKDMFKDLVDIFQLVDILNKNGFEKEYGELNINEIHTIDFIGKNIKNNSSEISKYLNITRGGATKIVKKLLEKNYILEYSIPENKKEKYFNLTKSGEDIYKKHLKNHKEAQERDSKIFDAFDLNEKKVINKFFNILKTNLKEKVTHLK
- a CDS encoding cyclase family protein, giving the protein MFEISLKIDRNHQVWEMLATNKNPLLTSGHIGTHIDVYNKTEVPKEYLDCDGILIDCTKYTLRNEIGIEAVKGIHIKKKDFVIFKTGIQKENPYGSINYLKNHHELTWELINFLLEKEVSFIGIDCAGIRRGEDHYKANVKCENKGTYVVENLSSENLDKIDFDKFKVFTVWIDNPIGTGLSTKIFIYGDR